Proteins encoded within one genomic window of Anastrepha ludens isolate Willacy chromosome 4, idAnaLude1.1, whole genome shotgun sequence:
- the LOC128861896 gene encoding uncharacterized protein LOC128861896, with the protein MRNIIITNNSSNIYGAIMGSEKESLEEANRKVPGASGSSDLLVDLTEECKTPKGRIITGADPFKRAPKLRRSPIKTLSVERPERAKSSPPALQESNEKAAQSGNDTLTLLGEMIGKLTEAMRLPQRSINNNIRELLEAITKLHSKAQEEAKSREAKRNVLGSIMAEGTPKRPRDDKQPGRKTPPKKSKTIREEEHKVSASADKKVKGEENVKRTNGVVENGWISVKRKPAKKKVTNKPPPRPDAIVIARAGTMTYSDILRVVKKDDALQELGENVTRIRKTAKGEILLQLKKEQMANTGVYQKKIGKVLGDQAQIKVLTHEMLVEIRDLDEITTKEDIGEAIRTQVNELNLFSENAIKSVRAAYAGTQTAVISLPALDARRLLEKQKLKIGWAVCRIREKPDLRRCYRCLEYGHLARACKNEDDRSQNCLKCGEKGHQAKVCEKKPFCGACKRNGREDTSHQIGSRKCPLYQAAYIKTKK; encoded by the coding sequence atgagaaatataattataaccaACAACAGCAGTAACATATATGGAGCCATTATGGGCAGTGAAAAGGAAAGCCTGGAAGAGGCTAACAGAAAGGTACCAGGAGCAAGTGGATCGAGTGATCTACTAGTGGACCTAACCGAGGAGTGCAAGACCCCCAAAGGTCGTATAATCACGGGGGCTGATCCTTTTAAGCGCGCACCAAAGCTGAGACGGAGTCCTATCAAGACGCTCAGTGTAGAAAGGCCTGAGAGAGCAAAATCGTCGCCACCTGCGTTGCAAGAAAGCAATGAAAAAGCAGCACAATCGGGTAATGATACCTTAACGCTTCTTGGTGAGATGATTGGGAAGCTGACTGAAGCAATGCGTCTACCGCAACGCTCAATTAACAACAACATAAGGGAACTCCTTGAAGCGATCACCAAGCTGCACTCGAAAGCACAGGAAGAAGCAAAAAGCAGGGAAGCCAAGCGAAACGTTCTTGGAAGTATAATGGCGGAAGGAACACCAAAAAGACCACGCGACGATAAACAGCCGGGCAGAAAAACGCCACCCAAGAAAAGTAAAACTATACGCGAGGAAGAACACAAAGTGTCAGCAAGTGCAGACAAGAAAGTCAAAGGAGAGGAAAATGTTAAGAGGACAAACGGGGTTGTGGAAAATGGCTGGATTAGTGTCAAGCGCAAACCAGCCAAGAAGAAAGTGACAAATAAACCACCCCCGAGGCCGGATGCGATTGTCATTGCGCGTGCCGGAACAATGACGTACAGCGACATTCTCAGGGTGGTTAAAAAAGATGATGCCCTGCAAGAACTCGGCGAAAACGTAACGCGTATCAGAAAGACGGCCAAAGGCGAAATCCTGCTCCAACTGAAAAAAGAGCAGATGGCCAATACAGGAGTATATCAGAAAAAGATTGGCAAGGTGCTAGGGGACCAGGCGCAAATCAAGGTCCTAACCCACGAGATGTTGGTTGAGATCCGTGACCTGGATGAAATCACAACCAAGGAGGACATAGGTGAGGCTATACGAACGCAAGTAAACGAGCTTAACCTATTTAgtgaaaacgcaataaaaagcgTTAGAGCGGCGTATGCAGGCACGCAAACAGCAGTGATAAGCCTACCAGCACTGGACGCAAGGCGACTGCTTGAgaagcaaaaattgaaaatcggcTGGGCAGTATGCCGAATAAGAGAAAAGCCTGACTTGAGGAGATGCTACAGATGCCTGGAGTATGGACACCTAGCGAGGGCATGCAAAAACGAAGACGACAGAAGCCAGAACTGTCTCAAATGTGGAGAAAAGGGACACCAAGCGAAAGTATGCGAGAAAAAGCCCTTCTGCGGAGCTTGTAAAAGAAATGGACGGGAGGACACAAGCCATCAGATTGGAAGCAGAAAATGCCCCCTGTATCAAGCGGCgtatattaaaaccaaaaaatga